Genomic DNA from Emys orbicularis isolate rEmyOrb1 chromosome 18, rEmyOrb1.hap1, whole genome shotgun sequence:
gagagagacagatgtcCCCTTACACACCCCTTTATGAGAAGTTAGCattagaagaaaaaacaaaatacataggTTTGAAAACCAGGAATTAACCAGAAGCTAAGGTGAtacttcctgcataacatagtCACTCAACCCTAACTCTGCCTCCTTTGATCCCTGTCCTGAGGAGTCCCTCATACAGATCCCACCACAGTACCGTATCCTCAGCCTTTTCATCCAGTGATCTCTGCCAACCACCTGCAAATGCTCCCTGGGTCATGGTACTGCCCAGAGCACAGTGAGGAACTGTGGGAACAGGAGGGCTGATCTGGTAGACCCAGAGGAAATGGCAGATTTTGCTAGGGCCAGGCAAGGTACTGGTCTATTCCCACTTCCTATTGCCATCGCCAAAGGGACAGAGTGAAAAATCGAACCCTACTTTTGAAATCTGGACTAGGGAGTGACCTGTAGAAactgcccttccccccaccccccttgttCAACCCTAAAATATCGTCCGCAACTTACAGCTGTCAAATATTAATTCTGAGACTCCTGTGTTTGTAGGAATGCCTGGTCCTCCAGGGATTCCTGGAGCACCAGGAGAACCAGGGATGCCTGGAGCACGAGGACCACCAGGGGCAAGAGGTAAAGTACCAAAGAGCAGAGAATAACTTTGTTCATTCAGCCTGTGATTAAATAGCAGGAGAGATTCTTAATCCATTTGCATCTTCCCTCCATGGTACATTTCCCCAATGCATACCCCAGAGGGGTAGGGTCTCCTCTCAGTTACAATGGTGTATAACCGTCGTGAAATCAACAAGGCTGTATTGGGGTAACCAAGAGGAAAACTGATCACTAGGGAATCTCGATGCTGAGCACTTCCTGCATCCTTGAGATTACCAGCCTAATTCAGCTGGAGGGGGTGCTAGCTCTGATTGCGTTAGCATGCTAATAATAGAGAGCAGCACatactgctgctgcacatgcaATGGGAGAGGCTAGCCTCCCTGAATACATGCCCATGGTCTGAGATGGGCACATACTCAGGGCAGCTGGTCACTCCTGCCGCTCGCGCCGCTGTAGCTACGTTctattttagtgcactagcttgatcagagttAGTGGGTCTGTCTCCTTgacctgggaatcacacccctagatcgaagtatagacctaccctaaggCTAATAAGGGAGTCTAAATTGGTGTAACTCACAACTCCCAGCTCCCTTTACACCAATTTAGATTCACACTCATTTACCTTCCCCGAGAGTGTGGCCCAACGTAGTAAAAACCCAGACCTGAGATTCTCCATTAGGGCACCTCCATGTGGGCCAGcaacaggggctgggctcagctgtTTTTAGCACAGTGTCATGAAAAGCCTGggccgtgtctacactagcaGCAGCACCATTGCTAGAAACAGGTACCATAGTTATATTGTAGCAAATCCCCGAGTGTGTCACACTCAATATAGCTTACCCGCCTCTACATATTCCTCAATTTGGCCCTACCTTACCTCTTATTTCCaaagtgcccatcaccatagggCCAGATGTGCCCAGCCTCTGGGCAGTTGTGCAAGTGCAAGGGATGGAGGTACGTGTGCAACCTGCTTTTCCTGCTCTCAGGCTTCCATGCAAGAGGGACAAGGACCCTGCAGGGCTTGGGCGACTCTGGGCTGCTAACGTTGTACAAAGGTGGTGGGctcaggagtgccgccagcttttctgccgccctaggcggcggaaggtcccgccgctgaaatactgccgcggtcgccaccccccaaattgtagcgccctaggtgaccgcctaggtcgcctaatgggttgcgccggccctgggtgggctGGACtatgtcctcccctcccctccacactggCCAGAGGATATGCATATGCGGTGTCACCTTCATGGGTGGAAGAGCAAGTGGACTCTTAAAGTCTCTGGGGCACTGCACTTCCCTGACGTACATGGAGTTCCACCAGGGCAGGGCTCCACGCTGCGCCCAGATCAGGGCAGTGCCTGTACAGGAGAACTGAGCTCACAGAATTGAAACAACAAATCCCGTATCTCTGATTATTTTTTCTGTGATCAGGAACAAAAGATGATCCTGGGAGCTCTGGACTGAAAGGTGAGAGACCTTGGATAAGTGTGTGAATAACTGGGGGCcacagtctcccccccccccccccacgctcacCTAAATGTTTAAAGGGAAAGTGCTTGAAGCTGCATTTTTTGTGCACTGGGCTCTGTTGCTTATCCAGGTTTCATACTTTCTATTTTCCATGGTTCTTCCAgcgttttaaaaacaacactccCCAAACCTGTGTGTCTCTCTGTTTTTATACTATTCATTTGCCTGGCACTTTTTTAAAGTAGCAAATTGGCCCGAGGCATCATAACCTGtaggggagcttggctgttcaCTGCTTGAGCTTTTGGAGGGGGACTATTAGTAACTTATGATTTCTTGTACTTCCTACATGCATCTGCCTGGGAACACATGGCCCCAGTTCAATCACTTCAGCTCATGCACCCAGCACCACGGTGCTCTCAGGCGGAAAAGGAAGCAGTGAGAATTTTCAGGGGTTAAGTCACAGGGAGTGGGACCCAGATTCTCTCCGGAATATTAGCCAGACATGACGCTGGTTTCTGTTATCCCGATTGCACAGCGTGGCAGGGCCTGTTCAGCCACCACTGATGTGTGAATGAACCTCCCCTCAATAGCAGTTACAAGCGTGCACTGAAGAGGGAATATTTCTTTTACTTGATAATTAGTTGATTTGTACGAATCTTCCCATCCTGGGCTCGGTCCTGCTCCCATTGCCGTCAATCAGAGTTTTGCCTTTGAGATCAGTGGGAGCAAGGTTTGACCTCCTCTGGCTCAGCCAGTTTGCTCAGGGTGTTTGCATGTGGATTGACAGTTGGGTTGACTGTTTTGTCTGTTAATTGTAAGGGCACAACACGTGAGGTGCTCTGTGTCTCCCGTCACATGCTGAACCCATCCCCTATTCCACAGAAGCCAATGGGAGGTGAAGGAGCTTATTGCCTGGAAGAACCGGGCCCCAAGACCGGATCAGGGCAGGTCTAAGCTAGTCAGCTGGTTTGCAATGGACACAGGTTAAACAGGACACAGTTAAGGCAAACTTGGTCCTTTCTCTCTATTTCATTGCTCCTGTGTGTTGTCTTACAAATCAAGGCGAGGGAAACAGAGTGGAAACCCTAACTGTGTCTTCTTTAACTATTGAAATGATtggcttcatttttttaaacatctccTTTCATAATTTCCACTTCCTTCTATAGCTAAGCTGCTGGTCTCTTTCTAACttggcttttttctttctttgcctctgAAACATTTTGTCTGAAATAAATAGTCAGAACTATTAAACTGCGGGAGTGAACAGCTGTTTAGAAACAACACACTGCTTTGTTTGTGCTCCCATTTCACTGCCGTTGTGTTCCTTTTCCTGCACAGAGGAGGAGCTGGCGGACCTGCTGTGTAAAAAGGGTGAGTGTTTGCTCTAATGGCAGGGGACATGGCCCTTACCTCACAGGGCAGCCCACAAGGCAAGGGGTATGGAAACTTCCTTCACTTCGGTAGAAGAAGTTCTATCCTTGCTAGCAGGACAGGATGACACGGGGGGGCAGTTACACACACCTGCTGCTAATGACAAGGGGCCGACTCCTGCTTGCCTTACCCAAAGAAATACTCCCAGCAGCAAAGTCACTCACCGGAGTCAGgcaggcaggatttggcccaacagCAGAGAACAGATGATCCAGCTTCAAAGGCCGTGGGAGCCCATTTGAGGAAAGGTGGAGTTCGCATTTCCAGTGTGATGCTGAAAAATTAATTCCCACAAAGACACTTACATTGTAGCGACGTTGTTTTTCAATGGTAGCCAGGGTAGCCAGAAGTTGCCTTTGCCTCAGTAAAACCATTCAGACGCAGTATAATTTACTGCTTTAAATGCCCCTTTTGCCCAGGCCCGAGGAGCTGCAAGGAGCTGTTGGCCAGAGGGAACACCCTGAGCGGCTGGTACACCGTTTACTCTTCGGACTGCACTGCCATGACTGTGCTGTGTGACATGGCCACAGACGGAGGAGGATGGACTGTAAGTGAGACTAGAGCGTAGGGAGCCTCCCCAGGAGCCCTTGCGTAGAacaagtgtgtgtgtttcaggatGGCAATGAGCTCTTGCCTAGTTTTTCACCTGCACATGTATAGTTTGAGCCAATGAGATGACGCACATGCTTgaagttcagcatgtgcttacGAGCTCTGCTGGGTCAGGGCCCATTTCTTCGGTGCAATTATATTAAGAAGGATCTTGATGATGGTGACTTTAATTACATTGGACCAAATCTTAAGGGCCTTATTGAGCTTCCACTAGGTAAACTCCAATTTTCTTCCATGGGATTTTCCCCTTATTAAGGAATGACTAAAAACTCAGTAAGGACCTCAAGATTTGGTCACGGGAAAGGCTTTCAGCTTCACCCTTTTCACCAGCTGTTCCTTTCTCAAACAGCTGATGAAAAGAATGTCAAAATTATGGGGTACATTTTAAACTCTTACATAGATGTTCACACATATTCTGATTAACCATAGTGCGTACTACGCTGACAACTTGTCCTTGAAGAACTGAAGAACTGAGCAGCTATTCACATACAGCTAAAATGAATGCGACCATCTTTTCACCTAAGGTTCTCTAATTTCGTGGCAGGTTTTCCAGAGACGGGTGGATGGTTCAGAGGATTTTTTCCGTGACTGGGACTCATACAAGAGAGGTTTTGGCAACCAGCAGATGGAATTCTGGCTAGGGAACGACAACATTCACCTGCTAACATCTCAAGGTAAGAAATCACAGATgcaatttaatatatatatatatctatataatcaCCATGCCCTCCGTTTCCTTGGTAACATGGCCCAGAGTGATGATAATATGGTAGctttatgtagtgcttttcatctgtagatctcaaagtgctttgcaaaggagggtAAGTATCATTAACCCCACTTGGTGAATGGGGATTTGAGGGAAGCAGAGATGAGGTCGTAGAAGAGCCATGATGAGGACCATATCTAAGTCCAAGTTGTACATCCTGTTCACTGGAGTATGCTGGTACACACCAGCTGTAGTGAAACTGCTCCCAGACTCACCACTGGCTGCTCCTGACACACAGAAACCTGCAAGGAAAAGCTTCTGAGACAGATTACACGGGAGCTCTTTGGGCTCCGGTCAAGGCTAGCTCACCTTAAAGAGCATTAAGTGAACAGATCTGGAGATGTACCGTTCTGTCCTACTCACTGTAACAAAGACTATCTGTTGAACCATCAGAGCTAAGACAGGAGCTGAAATTGTCCCTTGCTGCTTTGTCAGTGGATTGGTACTGGCAGAGGCCATAGAGAGATGGATGCTATAGATTCTGATCACTTAGCTGGAGCGCAGATGTTAGCTGTGAGCGCTGTTTGCTAATGGACAGGAGAGAGAGGGGCATGAAACTAGGTTATTAAAAGCATCCCAGACTGAGCATATGGGGATAGGCTGGTGGATGAATGATGTAACAAACCCAGATGCTGAAAAATATTAGTGGAACACACGGAATTGCTGATATTCTTCCCATTTTTAACAGGAAATAATGAGCTGCGCATCGACCTCATGGATTTTGAAACTGAGAAGTATTTTGCCAAGTACAAATCATTCCAAATTTTAGGAGAATCTGAGAACTATAAGCTGATTCTGGGAGACTTTCTCAATGGCACAGCAGGTAGGTGCTGGCTGGGTTTTACTGTGATCACAGCTAAGACGGAATAGCAAATTCAGCTGAGATGTGCTGAAGTCTGGGGCAGCAGCAAAGTAAATTCTGCCCTGTCTGCACAATCTGAAATTAGCCACTTAGAGAAGCACATGCTCAGGTTCCGAGACAACACCTGAAagctctgtcccaggcccctgTTGGGAAGATGCCACCTTATGTGCTACTGGGTTAACGAACAGGATTCCTGGGCATCCCTCACACACATTGAGAACATGCTCTGAAATCTCCGACAGCTGGGTTCATTTGGGGGCAGTGAAATGCATTGGAGAGGATTTGccaaaaggaagaggaagagcatcATCGCCTCTTCTCCCAGAGGGATGGAGCAGCTTCTCAGCTCTATCCCTCTGATTATCCTGTGGGGTAATGAGcacctcccctctctctccttcccagcaGTTCTCCCATGAAGGCAGGGAGGGAACATCATCCCCTTGGAACATGGCTCCCAATTTCACTCACCACTGAGGACCCATGACACTGGCACCAATCACAGAAGTGCTCTTAGATCAACCCACAGAGCAGGAAGTACATCCTATGCTCATTGCTGTGCCAGCTTTGCCGGGGCCTAGGGTCAAACCTGAAcctgtagtggtgggttttgGTTCTGCCAAGAGCCATGGACCCAGACTGGCTTCAGGTTTCTATACTTTCCATCTAGCACCTCCTGTCACCAGCCAAAAGTTCAAATCCTGAGGCCCTTACCCAGCCCAAAGTGTCAGGTcacactgagatcaatgggattTTGGGCGAATGAGGTCTGAGTAGAGAGATCAGGAACAAGGCCTCTGTTTAGAGGGGTTTGAAAGTTTTAGCCCAGTTTTGGCTTGAAATGTGGCCAAAAAATATCCCTTGGATCTGAATAACCAGAACTTTGGGGGTAGTTGGGAACTGGACTTTGTAGCTGGACTCATCTCTAGAAAGGGATGAACCAAAATCCCTGATCCAAGCTGCCGGAATTTGGGGAACATTTGGATTTGAAGCCAAAGTTTGTGATTTGTGCCATCCTGATTCTGACCCTAGCGGTAAAGCTTAGGGGTAGTTTTCAGGGTCCAGATAGTTGAGCATAAAACCCCAGTGTAAGCAAGACTGAATGTGTCATTCTCGGCGCACTGTTGTAAAaagtttcctcttcctccccattcCTGAGAGGCCTCCAGAGTGAAACAGCAGCCTCCCCCCTGTACTGTGAGGGGTTGGGAGTGCCCACAGGGGGAGTGAGCAATCCCCATACTGGAAGGCCAGGCCCTGCATTTGGGAGACTGAACTacagggagggaggcagtgtggaCTAGTGCATTGCGCACTCTGTTGGGACTTGGGACAAtggagttctattcctggctctgcctctggtctcctgggtgaccttgacaagtcacttcccctccctgtgcttcagttttcccatccaTAAAATCAGGATAATGTAACTCTCTTTGAGGTTTGCTGATGAAAAACACAATATGAGAGCTAGTTATTGTATTACAACTTGGGAGAAAGCTACATCTCTTTGTTACAGGTGATGCCTTAACCTACCATAGGGACATGATGTTTTCAACCAAAGACCGCAACAATGGTCTGAATTCAGTTAACTGTGCTGTGTCCCACGAGGGGGCCTGGTGGTTCAAGGACTGCCTGCAGTCCAACCTGAACGGAAGATATTTGCCGGGAGAACACAAACCCCCTCATCACGGTGTGTTCTGGAGCACAGGGAAAGGGGACCAATATTCCCTTAAACGCTCTGAAATGAAATTCAGGCCTGTTTAGCAGGGTGAGGGGACAGCTGCATGTCCTTGTCTCACAGGAATCATTCCGCAGCTGCGTCTGGACGTTCCTGCTGGAAATAAAGCTATTCCCCAACAGTAAACTTTGTGTGAGTGGGATTTGTTCTTTGTAGTGGAGAAGACAAAGATCTTGTGTGGTCCCTCAGCCTCCTGTTCTCTGGTCCCTGAACAAAGAAGCATCTGGGAATATTCACGGGAATGAATGTCGCAGATCTGTTTTAATCATCCACACGCTCCCTTTTAGTCCctttccccaaacacacacacacgccagtcGAGGTCTGTTTGTGGGAAGCAAAGGTGTGGTGACTCCTCAAGTCTGTATTTGCTCCAGGGTTTAGTATTTCGAAGGGTCGTGCTCACACAGCCATTAAGGGAGCTCTGCTGGGGATTGGGCGCTGCGAGGAGGAAGATTTTTTGACAGAGGAGCAAGAGATTCTCACTATTATAGCACAGAGTCTTTGCTACAGACCCTGCGGCATGCGGCTCAGAATTTATGAAGGGAGTTACACCGAAGGTGTGTGGCTTCTGGCAGCGAAGCAGAACACCTTAGGAGGTAGGACAGCAGGGCTGCCTCTTCCAGCCACACCACCATGTAGGAGGCATATGTCAGAAATTATTCTCTttctggctccctggctccacCTGTAAACTGCTGGAGGAGACCACAGTCAATACTCTGCTGAATCAGGGAGCAATGGGAAGGagatttaaaagggccagttttACTCTCCCTGTAACTAATAGCAAATACCCCAAGGATGTCCATGGAGCGGTGGTGCGTGTCCTCAGCAGGAGCATTGTGGGGCACTGagagccagagccctgccaccccggggctgacagccagaacactcaatgcagtgtctacactgaggctGCATCAATCTAACTACACCGGCCTAAGCACtatgcctctcgcggaggtggcgTTATTAAATCGGTACAGCGGGcaacttacatcagtgggagcaacattttagtgtagacgcttacagagttagggcgatgtaagctgccttacatctccataactctgtagtgtagaccaaagGCCATAGCTACCACACTTAAACTCACCAATAATTCAAACTCACATAAGTAAACAAAAAGCTATAAACTTTATGTAAGGGTTTGATTAAAGAGAAAATATTAAATGATTTGAGGtattaataatttttaattaCTAAAGGCGATGCTGGCAAGCACACTATGTCACATGACCACAGAGTCCCCAATGTTCCTAACCAAAAGTGTCTCCCTCCCTCAGTTCCGACTGTTCCCTACGTCTCAGGACCGAGGTGGTGCATTTGGGGACCCGTTACAGGCCTGTAAGGAGATGCTGTTACAAACATACTTTATTATACTGGGAATTGACAGTGCAGGTTGCAATGATCCCAGTAGATGAAAGTCGTTTTGCAGCTACAGTATGCTCTAATGGTGCAAGACTGAACCCTAACTGCCTAGCTAACTATAACACAGGCACTCACTCAGGTTCCTTGTCTGGCTGAGTGATCAAGAGATTGGTGCAGGCCAGCAGGTCTTAGGCATAAATCACAGGTAGCGAATGATTCCTGGGGATCGCTGGAGAAGGACTAACCACCAACTCCTTCCTGAAATGGTGCTGCCAGTCTTTAAAGCTTGGAGCCCACGGGTTCAGCTGCAGGCAGGTTGGGTCTCTGGATCCGAAATCCCAGCTCTGGTgtgggctgctgcagggccagCAGGCTGCAGGCTGTGGCAGGAGAGAGGAGCTGTCTCCAGTTGCTGGCAGGAGGAGCAGCTTGTCCCCTCCTGGGGCTTTTCTGCAGGTTGAGGTCACAGACAGGCCAGTAGTTGGGCCTGGAAGTTCTGcactggctggctgcagggacaCCTCCTTTCCTCGCCTCTCCCTGGCTGGGCTCTTCATGTGAGGGAAACTGGGCTATTCACAGCCTCCATCCTGCTTTCCTGGGCATGAGGGACTCTGCCCTGTGCAGCGTTGGCTGCCTGGCTGTCTTCTTCCCTCGAACGGGATGCTGAGGACTGCTGTTGTGTCCCTTCCTCCCTTCGGTTGAGGGAGGAGGGTTGCCAGAGTGACTGGTgaagtcacttccccttccctcctgctgctgggggaagtcAACAGTGCAGTGTCTCTTCCCTTGGTCATCAAGGCCAGATTAATGCATTGGCAAACTAGGCATCTGCCTAGGGCCTCCTGACGCGTTTGGGCCTaatatgttgttttgtttttaccatGAGAGGCAGCCGGCCAGGCCAAATTAGAGTGAGTGGTGGTGTGACCTAGTCagagcactgctcaggtttgggcCAACCACCCCCTCCATGATGACTATAGTTTAAACCCCTGCTTCTGGACTAAGTACCGGGGCGGGGGACCTCCTGCTGTCAGCGTTACCTCTTTGGAGAGGAAAGAGGTCCCTTCTGAGGAAGAAAAGGATGCCCCATGCTATTGTCTCTGactccctggaaggggaggagggcCCTGCCACCAGGAATCCAAGTTGGTGGGGGCCATGTCGGGGTAGTCTAGGGCCACGGGTTGCTTTAATCCAGCATCAGTGGGAGAGACTATGGCCTGTTATGCCTCCCGAGGCCTGGGCTGGGCAGTGGGAGTTTCTAGCAGCCTGAGATACTTGCAGAACTCTTCTATTTGCACCATCATTCTTCTGTGACATGCCCCCTCTGAGGAACAGTGCTCCTGGCAAAGGTAGCTACCCTCTCTTGTACTCCCCAGTGTACCCAGACAAATTGTGTCTCCTTCTAGCATGGTTACACTTTGCCTTCCCACCTCTCTAATTCACCTAGTGCAAGGCCAGGCATTTTTTTAGCTCTGATGAAATTGAACTGtcttgtatgtttaaaaaaaaaaaaaaagtctgtgaaATGCACATCATTGAGCCAGTGTTTGCTTTACTAACAGAGGGGAAGGTTCGCCACTGGCAGATGCGGCTTCCAAGGGAAATGATTCACTAGCAGCAGAGGAAAAATTGCATGACAGTGGTAGGAGCTGTGGTGAGGCCTCTGGTAATGGAAGCAGCAGAAGACCGAGCATGGAGCTAAgggcatgtttacactgcaataaaagcctTGTGGCATGACCGCAGCTAGCCTGGGTCAGCCAACCCAGGCTCTCGGGGCTCGAGCTGTGAAGCTATAACATTGCAGCAGAGATGTTTGGACTCAGGCTGGATCCCAGGCTGTGACACCACATAAAGGGGAGAGTCTCAGAgcgcaggctccagcccaagcctgaatgtcgacactgcaattttatagccctgcagcttaaaccctgtgagcctgagtcagctgacccaggcgcTGAGACATGGTGCTCTGGGTTTTTTGTCACAGTGTCACCAGACACCAAGAGTTTTCTATGgacaaacagctttttttttaatgaaaattttaataaaatatcatTGACATCATtgtaatgttttgtttgactGGAAAAATtcacaatatttttaattgaaatttttcagcATTTCTTTTTTTATCAAAAATGTTCTCATGATGACGACAAATGTTTTTTGTATATAGAATGCCAGGACTTTGGTAAATGAGAACATTCAATGACATTTTTGTTAATACATATCAGGGGGAAGGAATtgggaaaaaatacaaaaaattaaaaacaaaacccaaaaaggTTCATTTTCAAccctttgaaatgaaaacaacttagaaatttcattttttccccacaaaactaTTTTTGCCTTATTGTTACCAGCTCTAGTCCTAGTGCACTGCAGGGGCTGAGTGTGTAATTTGATGTCTTCCCTTAGTGGCTGGTATACAAAGACAATGGCCCATTACACACAGCTAAAGAGACTTACTTAGCTCAGGTATTAGGGGTTTGCAGTTATTGCGCTGAAGGTGATGGGCTCTAGCCTTACTTATGACTTTGGGTCC
This window encodes:
- the LOC135891162 gene encoding ficolin-1-like; the protein is MGRAAQQTLLALFCLAAAVCKAEDEPQTEVNSKCCGIPGPRGLPGLPGLSGPPGFPGAQGPPGEKGQPGFPGVPGRMGMPGPPGIPGAPGEPGMPGARGPPGARGTKDDPGSSGLKEEELADLLCKKGPRSCKELLARGNTLSGWYTVYSSDCTAMTVLCDMATDGGGWTVFQRRVDGSEDFFRDWDSYKRGFGNQQMEFWLGNDNIHLLTSQGNNELRIDLMDFETEKYFAKYKSFQILGESENYKLILGDFLNGTAGDALTYHRDMMFSTKDRNNGLNSVNCAVSHEGAWWFKDCLQSNLNGRYLPGEHKPPHHGVFWSTGKGDQYSLKRSEMKFRPV